From one Planktothrix agardhii NIES-204 genomic stretch:
- the cheB gene encoding chemotaxis response regulator protein-glutamate methylesterase: MPIRVVLVEDSAVALIILKRILSTSTEIIVVGTARTGKEALILVPTVQPDVICTDFHMPQMNGLEFIQEVMVIYPRPILVISASVQSDDTQNVFQLLNAGAVDVFPKPTTGLASDYELIGRELIQKIKVLAGVKVFTKHRKSQPNVSNNHLSITSPPLISKTLLSSPHSKVVGEPSRFFGASSQTIKILGIGASTGGPQALHTILTQFPSNFPVPIVCVQHISEGFLPGLVSWLNGECNLSIKIAMVGELPQAGSVYFAPDGYHLEFSHTGRFSYSNAPPLAGHRPAVTATLKSVADCYGASAAGVLLTGMGRDGADGMKAIFDQGGLTIAQNHDSCVVFGMPAEAIALGAAQHILSVNDIAPFILNRVKGLI, translated from the coding sequence ATGCCAATTCGAGTTGTCCTAGTTGAAGATTCGGCTGTTGCTTTGATTATTCTCAAACGAATTTTATCAACATCGACCGAGATAATTGTTGTAGGAACGGCTCGAACCGGTAAGGAAGCATTGATATTGGTGCCCACTGTCCAACCGGATGTGATTTGTACGGATTTTCATATGCCCCAAATGAACGGACTGGAATTTATCCAAGAAGTCATGGTGATTTATCCCCGTCCGATTTTGGTGATCAGTGCTTCGGTTCAATCCGATGATACTCAAAATGTTTTTCAACTGTTAAATGCTGGGGCCGTTGATGTGTTTCCTAAACCGACAACGGGTTTAGCCTCGGATTATGAATTGATCGGACGGGAATTAATTCAAAAAATTAAAGTGCTTGCGGGCGTCAAAGTTTTTACTAAACATCGTAAATCCCAACCCAACGTTAGTAATAACCATTTATCGATCACCTCACCTCCACTGATCAGTAAAACTCTTTTATCCTCACCCCATTCCAAAGTTGTAGGTGAACCCTCAAGATTTTTCGGTGCATCTTCTCAAACAATTAAAATTCTGGGGATTGGTGCTTCTACGGGTGGCCCCCAAGCTTTACATACAATTTTGACACAATTTCCCAGTAATTTTCCCGTTCCTATTGTTTGTGTTCAGCATATTAGCGAAGGATTTTTGCCCGGGTTAGTCAGTTGGTTAAATGGGGAATGCAATTTATCTATTAAAATCGCCATGGTCGGTGAACTTCCCCAGGCGGGCTCGGTTTATTTTGCCCCAGACGGATACCATTTAGAATTTAGCCATACGGGTCGTTTTTCCTATTCAAATGCACCCCCACTGGCGGGTCATCGTCCGGCGGTGACAGCTACTTTAAAGTCTGTTGCTGACTGTTATGGAGCCAGTGCTGCGGGGGTTTTGTTAACCGGAATGGGCCGGGATGGGGCTGATGGAATGAAGGCTATTTTCGATCAGGGTGGGTTAACGATTGCCCAAAATCATGATAGTTGTGTAGTCTTTGGAATGCCCGCAGAAGCGATCGCTTTAGGGGCTGCCCAACACATTCTATCGGTGAATGATATTGCTCCTTTTATTCTTAATCGGGTGAAGGGGTTAATCTAA